A DNA window from Cutaneotrichosporon cavernicola HIS019 DNA, chromosome: 2 contains the following coding sequences:
- a CDS encoding uncharacterized protein (TspO/MBR family), with product MSPLPEFAFAVNRNPALAVGLPIVLGIVGNYASSEIRSKRTGQAAKATCPPHPAFSYIWMAASGLTGYAAHLTVRSFDAAVTPQSVDAASDALVLYYAQLGLQLLWEPLFIGANQKQAALANSLALLGTAVTMAIKMNDLATTPISTNWFTVPYCAWIAYTTYLNGRVVLAQEKH from the exons ATGTCGCCCCTCCCAGAGTTTGCTTTTGCTGTCAACCGCAACCCGGCGCTGGCCG TTGGCCTGCCGatcgtcctcggcatcgtGGGCAACTATGCCAGCTCCGAGATCCGCTCCAAGCGCACCGGCCAAGCGGCCAAGGCGACATGCCCGCCTCACCCGGCCTTCTCCTAC ATCTGGATGGCGGCTTCCGGCCTGACCGGCTACGCCGCACACCTGACCGTACGGTCGTTTGACGCTGCCGTGACACCCCAGtccgtcgacgccgcgtcAGACGCCCTCGTTCTTTACTacgcgcagctcggcctccagctcctctGGGAGCCGCTCTTCATCGGCGCCAACCAGAAGCAGGCTGCTCTCGCCAACtctctcgcgctcctcggcacgGCCGTCACCATGGCTATTAAGATGAacgacctcgccaccacACCCATCAGCACTAACTGGTTCACTGTTCCGTACTGCGCGTGGATTGCCTACA CGACGTACCTCAACGGTCGTGTCGTTCTGGCTCAGGA GAAGCACTAA
- the rio1 gene encoding uncharacterized protein (Belongs to the protein kinase superfamily. RIO-type Ser Thr kinase family): MSQAHPPEQSVPEAVNSQMEVPQQRPDGKGYIDDAAEPCDNKSEGSSVEESLDSADERSHGGWPEDESGLEDDEEYDDDNWDVENEDWELADGDFTKQYNRVRQAYTAAGGGTQPLPARNSHAPGAIKAAPAKAGSLGKKLVNPALLGGVGHNPKSAAERQNQKDKADRATHEQVLDDRTRNTLLRLVNRGYFGVIEGCVSTGKEANVYLAFPGSDTPSEPYPYPPAIAVKIYRTAILNFRSRQKYIVGEHRFAGGYSSARNARKMVSLWAEKELRNLRRLVAGGVRAPIVIEQRDNVLVMEFLGREGVASPRLKDADISNSKLARLYGEVLVAMRRMYHDCQLVHADLSEYNILYHDSHLYIIDVSQSVEHDHPNAFDFLRSDIRNVEDFFTKRSGGAVKTLGLRRAWSFIVDENVGLSRDDQAGDAGEDRLLDVLREWLDREPEEEEAEEETDDAKAKAEVDDAVFFSSYIPRSLGEVYDPERDIDILKAGKGDTLIYAGITKLDINEGKAASEGEMASNEGETPAPIKEEEADASQEVEASPDAEEPTAPEGTAERRPSKSVRWADWEPEEEAEVDAAEFEKKSRGFRHEDKESKKERKKALKEENREKRKHKMPKGEKARLVKKTSSR; the protein is encoded by the exons ATGAGCCAAGCACACCCACCAGAACAATCTGTGCCGGAAGCGGTCAACAGCCAGATGGAGGTGCCACAACAAAGACCGGATGGCAAGGGATACATCGACGACGCAGCGGAGCCGTGCGACAACAAGAGCGAGGGCTCGAGCGTTGAGGAGAGCCTCGACAGTGCGGACGAGCGGAGCCACGGCGGATGGCCAGAGGACGAATCCGGGCTtgaagatgacgaggaaTATGATGACGATAACTGGGATGTCGAGAACGAGGACTGGGAGCTCGCCGATGGCG ACTTTACAAAGCAGTACAACCGCGTGCGGCAAGCCTACACGGCGGCTGGAGGCGGGACGCAGCCTCTCCCAGCGCGCAACTCTCACGCACCGGGAGCGATCAAGGCCGCGCCAGCCAAGGCGGGAAGCCTGGGCAAGAAGCTCGTGAACCCGGCGTTGTTAGGGGGCGTGGGCCACAACCCGAAGAGCGCGGCGGAGCGGCAGAACCAGAAGGACAAGGCGGATCGCGCGACGCACGAGCAGGTTCTCGACGACCGGACACGCAACacgctcctccgcctcgtgAACCGGGGATATTTTGGGGTTATCGAGGGGTGCGTCAGCACcggcaaggaggccaaCGTGTACCTTGCTTTCCCGGGGTCCGATACACCGTCTGAGCCGTACCCGTACCCGCCTGCCATTGCAGTCAAGATCTACCGCACGGCGATCCTCAATTTCCGCTCACGGCAAAAATACATTGTCGGCGAGCACCGCTTTGCAGGCGGGTactcgagcgcgcggaATGCGCGCAAGATGGTGTCTCTGTGGGCTGAGAAGGAGCTGCGTAACCTTCGCCGTCTGGTGGCTGGTGGTGTGCGTGCCCCAATAGTCATTGAGCAGCGCGACAACGTCTTGGTGATGGAGTTCTTGGGCCGTGAAGGTGTCGCCTCGCCACGGTTGAAGGACGCGGATATCTCCAACTCGAAACTTGCGCGGCTATATGGCGAGGTCCTCGTGGCTATGCGCCGCATGTACCACGACTGCCAACTCGTGCACGCCGACTTGAGCGAGTACAATATCCTCTATCACGACTCGCATCTGTACATCATCGACGTGTCGCAGAGTGTCGAGCATGACCACCCGAACGCATTCGACTTTCTGCGCAGCGACATCCGCAACGTCGAGGACTTTTTCACAAAACGCTCAGGCGGTGCAGTCAAGACACTTGGTTTGCGGCGCGCGTGGAGCTTTATCGTGGACGAGAACGTGGGGCTTAGTCGGGACGACCAGGCGGGTGATGCTGGCGAGGACCGGCTGCTAGACGTTCTGCGCGAATGGCTGGACCGCGagccggaggaggaggaggcagaggaggagacggatGACGcaaaggccaaggccgaggttgacgacgccgtcttcttctcgtcaTACATTCCGCGCTCGCTTGGCGAAGTGTATGACCCCGAGCGCGACATTGATATCCTCAAGGCGGGCAAGGGCGACACGCTCATCTACGCCGGCAtcaccaagctcgacatcaatgagggcaaggcggcgagcgagggcgagatggccTCGAACGAGGGAGAGACTCCTGCGCCCATcaaggaagaagaggcTGACGCCTCGcaagaggtcgaggcctCGCCGGACGCAGAAGAGCCGACCGCACCCGAAGGAACAGCCGAGCGGAGACCTAGCAAGAGTGTCCGTTGGGCCGACTGGGAACcggaggaggaagccgaggtcgatgcCGCCGAGTTTGAGAAAAAGTCGCGCGGGTTCCGACATGAGGACAAGGAGTCTAAGAAG gaaCGCAAAAAGGCactcaaggaggagaaccGCGAGAAACGCAAACACAAGATGCCCAAGGGGGAGAAGGCCCGGCTGGTCAAGAAGACCAGCTCGCGATGA